A stretch of DNA from Alphaproteobacteria bacterium:
AGGCAGTAAGATGCTATAGGAATTTTTTTTAAGACAGAGTTCAGATAAATTTTAGGGATGAATTCGGTAGGTTAGTTTTCTTTGCAAATTGTAATATTTAGAGAAACGTAATTTTAAGATTTTGTGCCCAATTCACCCTAAATTTATTAAAGCATAATGAATGCCACTGCAGCTTGGATGATCAAAAGTTTAAAATATAAATTTCCAATTTGTTAATTTTCAAAATTTTTCAATTTAAATTTAAGTCTACAACTATTAATACTCGTTTAAAATTTTTTTAACCATTTAAAATTTTCATCTAGACAAACACTTTATATCTTTGTTATGAATTATGTACACAATTCAAAACAAGGAGAAAATCATGTTACTCAAAAGTGTTGAGCAACCTAAAAAATATCTTACTAAACCCATAGGACAATTTCAAAAGTTCTCTCATTATAGCGGGTCGAGAAATACTTACCATCGAAGTGGTATTAAAAATATCGCCCAAAATTATAAAAAATATAAACTTGATAAGAACTGTTTATTTGCTTTCGGACCTTGCAAAATAAACAAATTGAACGTGCCCTATTTTGATGTATTTGTTCCCGCTGGTCCTCCCGCTAATATCGATGATCCTTATAAAAGACATTTGGATTTAGGCCGTTATCTCACTCGACACCCTTTGTCGTCGTACTATTTTAAAGTAACGGGTTATTCAATGATTAACGCCGGCATTAACCATAATGATTTGTTGGTCGTTGACACAGCCTTGAAGCCTAAGCATAGGGATATTATTATTGCTGTGCTCAATGGGGAAT
This window harbors:
- the umuD gene encoding translesion error-prone DNA polymerase V autoproteolytic subunit, translating into MLLKSVEQPKKYLTKPIGQFQKFSHYSGSRNTYHRSGIKNIAQNYKKYKLDKNCLFAFGPCKINKLNVPYFDVFVPAGPPANIDDPYKRHLDLGRYLTRHPLSSYYFKVTGYSMINAGINHNDLLVVDTALKPKHRDIIIAVLNGEFTLKRLYLEESQVKLLSANPDFPPITITKEMSYFVQGVVTTVIRTFNPLPYDNHFKDSDYKYF